Proteins from a genomic interval of Polaribacter sejongensis:
- a CDS encoding ABC transporter permease, translating to MNYELFIAKRIIAGKKYKNSISSPIIKIAITAIALGIIIMLISVATGAGLQYKIRDKMAGFKGHVQIINYDANNSDVSTVPVDKNQDFYPKFKNVDGIKNIQVFANKAGILRTETEFEGIIFKGVSTDYDWTFFNEYLVEGRTPNFNQDRTKEVLLSQTIMNRLQLKLNDVVLATFIKTSTSKLPSNRKYTIVGIYNSGFAEFDKSMMIGDIREVQNLNKWTENEVGGFEVILNSFDKIEEKGEEIYSNIGATLNSKTILDSYPAVFEWIELFDNNVWFIIAIMILVAGINMITALLVLILERVQMIGILKALGSTNTSIRKIFLYNASYLIIKGLFWGNIIGLSILFVQYYFEVITLNPETYYVTTMPVYISLKAILLLNIGTLIMSFLMLIIPSYIITKIQPSKSIKFA from the coding sequence TTGAATTACGAGTTATTTATTGCAAAACGCATTATTGCCGGTAAAAAGTATAAAAATAGCATATCATCTCCAATAATAAAAATTGCAATCACAGCAATTGCCTTGGGAATAATTATTATGCTAATTTCTGTTGCAACTGGCGCTGGCTTGCAATATAAAATTCGTGATAAAATGGCTGGTTTTAAAGGCCATGTTCAAATTATTAATTACGATGCTAATAATTCTGATGTTTCAACGGTTCCTGTTGATAAAAACCAAGATTTTTATCCGAAGTTTAAAAATGTAGACGGAATTAAAAACATTCAGGTTTTTGCTAATAAAGCAGGAATTTTAAGAACAGAAACAGAATTTGAAGGCATTATTTTTAAAGGAGTTTCTACAGATTACGATTGGACTTTTTTTAACGAGTATTTAGTTGAAGGTAGAACCCCAAATTTTAATCAAGATAGAACCAAAGAGGTTTTATTGTCTCAAACAATAATGAATCGTTTACAGTTGAAATTAAACGATGTTGTTTTAGCTACTTTTATAAAAACTTCTACTAGTAAGCTACCATCAAACAGAAAATATACCATAGTAGGAATCTACAATTCTGGTTTTGCAGAATTTGATAAATCTATGATGATTGGCGACATCCGAGAAGTCCAAAATCTAAATAAATGGACAGAAAATGAAGTTGGAGGTTTTGAGGTTATTCTAAATAGTTTCGATAAAATCGAAGAAAAAGGAGAAGAAATTTACAGTAATATTGGTGCAACTTTGAATAGTAAAACTATTTTAGATAGTTACCCTGCTGTATTTGAATGGATAGAACTTTTTGACAATAATGTGTGGTTTATTATTGCCATTATGATCTTAGTTGCAGGCATAAATATGATTACTGCCCTACTCGTTTTAATTTTAGAACGCGTACAAATGATTGGTATTTTAAAAGCCTTAGGAAGCACGAATACAAGCATCCGTAAAATATTTTTATACAACGCGTCTTACCTAATTATAAAAGGACTTTTCTGGGGGAATATCATTGGTTTATCTATCCTTTTTGTACAATATTACTTTGAGGTTATTACATTAAATCCGGAGACCTATTATGTAACTACAATGCCAGTTTACATCTCTCTAAAAGCTATTTTATTGCTTAATATTGGCACGTTAATTATGTCTTTTTTAATGCTAATTATTCCTTCTTATATTATCACTAAAATTCAGCCTTCTAAATCTATAAAGTTTGCTTAA